From Nicotiana tabacum cultivar K326 chromosome 20, ASM71507v2, whole genome shotgun sequence, one genomic window encodes:
- the LOC107830957 gene encoding protein LURP-one-related 4-like, which translates to MARIYPMTSSSSSCSSSNSYMTSKRETFTLWMKSLVFHGNGCTVFDSNGRIVYRIDNYNKKSSSEVHLMDLQGKVLFSLRKKKFSLCGHWNGYKMDEEIPCFEVRKNGQVLWGELKYDIIFGCDIADSESYRIVALPGKPGFKIVSIEKRLIAEVKQKQLSSNSTVQFGDDVLSLVVEPHVDHSLVMAIVTVYGLIQHRL; encoded by the exons ATGGCTAGAATTTATCCTAtgacatcttcttcttcttcttgttcttcctCAAACTCATACATGACATCAAAAAGAGAAACATTTACTCTATGGATGAAATCTCTAGTCTTCCATGGAAATGGCTGCACTGTTTTTGATTCAAATGGTCGAATTGTTTACAGAATAGACAACTACAACAAAAAATCTAGCAGTGAAGTCCATCTCATGGATCTACAGGGGAAAGTTCTCTTTTCTCTACGTAAAAAG aaattttcaCTTTGCGGACATTGGAATGGGTATAAGATGGATGAGGAAATACCATGTTTTGAAGTAAGAAAAAATGGACAAGTACTCTGGGGAGAGTTAAAGTACGATATTATTTTTGGGTGTGATATTGCTGATTCAGAGAGCTACAGGATTGTTGCTTTACCAGGCAAACCTGGCTTCAAGATTGTCAGCATAGAAAAGAGACTTATTGCAGAG GTAAAGCAAAAGCAATTATCATCAAATTCAACAGTTCAATTTGGGGATGATGTATTAAGTCTAGTGGTGGAGCCCCATGTTGATCACTCACTAGTGATGGCTATTGTGACTGTTTATGGTTTGATCCAACATAGGCTGTGA